In the genome of Bradyrhizobium arachidis, one region contains:
- the rpsI gene encoding 30S ribosomal protein S9: protein MAESIQSLDQLSQLKTAAAPEAPKHEKKVDKFNRAYATGKRKDAVARVWIKPGAGKVTVNAREVEVYFARPVLRMMIEQPFSVAQRSGQYDVICTVAGGGLSGQAGAVRHGISKALTYFEPELRSVLKKGGFLTRDSRVVERKKYGKAKARRSFQFSKR from the coding sequence ATGGCCGAATCCATCCAGTCGCTCGACCAGCTCTCGCAGCTCAAGACGGCGGCCGCGCCCGAGGCGCCCAAGCACGAGAAGAAGGTCGACAAGTTCAACCGCGCCTACGCCACCGGCAAGCGCAAGGACGCGGTCGCCCGCGTCTGGATCAAGCCGGGCGCCGGCAAGGTCACCGTCAACGCGCGTGAGGTCGAGGTCTATTTCGCCCGTCCCGTGCTGCGCATGATGATCGAGCAGCCGTTCTCGGTGGCCCAGCGTTCCGGCCAGTACGACGTGATCTGCACCGTCGCCGGCGGCGGTCTGTCCGGCCAAGCCGGTGCCGTCCGTCACGGCATCTCCAAGGCGCTCACCTATTTCGAGCCGGAGCTGCGCTCCGTGCTCAAGAAGGGCGGCTTCCTCACCCGCGACTCGCGCGTGGTCGAGCGTAAGAAGTACGGCAAGGCCAAGGCCCGCCGGTCCTTCCAGTTCTCGAAGCGTTAA
- a CDS encoding gamma-glutamyl-gamma-aminobutyrate hydrolase family protein, protein MRKPVVGVIGNAHRVENRFQVQMVGERNLRAVAEVSGGLPVMFAGAPDITDIAALLDTVDGIVLTGARANVHPTRFNVDPCEKHEPYDIHRDEVALALSVACVSRGIPLFGICRGLQEMNVAFGGSLHPEIREIPGRMNHRMPRLENGEIHPDPTVVFADRHDVDLTPGGAFAKLLGCERIRVNSLHGQGILDPGKRVLIEGVAEDGTIEAIRIAEAPTFALGVQWHAEYDPQRNPINRKLFEAFGEAMVAKQKAAA, encoded by the coding sequence ATGAGAAAGCCGGTCGTCGGCGTGATCGGGAATGCCCATCGCGTCGAAAATCGATTTCAGGTCCAGATGGTCGGCGAGCGGAATTTGCGCGCCGTGGCCGAGGTCTCCGGCGGTCTGCCGGTGATGTTCGCGGGAGCGCCCGATATCACGGACATCGCTGCGCTGCTCGACACCGTCGACGGCATCGTCCTCACCGGTGCCCGCGCCAACGTCCACCCGACCCGCTTCAATGTCGATCCTTGCGAGAAGCACGAGCCCTACGACATCCACCGCGACGAGGTCGCGCTGGCACTCTCGGTCGCCTGCGTGTCCCGCGGCATTCCGCTGTTCGGCATCTGCCGCGGCCTCCAGGAGATGAACGTCGCCTTCGGCGGCTCCTTGCATCCGGAGATCCGCGAGATTCCGGGCCGCATGAACCACCGCATGCCCAGGCTCGAGAACGGCGAGATTCATCCCGATCCGACCGTGGTGTTCGCCGATCGCCACGACGTCGACCTCACACCGGGCGGGGCGTTCGCAAAACTGCTCGGCTGCGAGAGGATCAGGGTCAATTCGCTGCACGGGCAGGGCATCCTCGACCCCGGCAAGCGCGTGCTGATCGAGGGCGTCGCCGAGGACGGCACCATCGAGGCGATCCGCATCGCGGAAGCCCCGACCTTCGCGCTCGGCGTGCAATGGCACGCCGAGTACGATCCGCAGCGCAATCCGATCAACCGGAAACTGTTCGAGGCTTTCGGTGAAGCGATGGTGGCGAAGCAGAAGGCAGCGGCGTAG
- a CDS encoding antibiotic biosynthesis monooxygenase family protein produces MVTEIAQIDVKPGSEKDFEAAVAKAKAAFGRSNGFCGFELHKSIEKPQRYRLMVKWATLENHTVDFRGSENFTEWRGLVGQYFAAPPEVEHTETVLTT; encoded by the coding sequence ATGGTCACCGAGATCGCGCAAATCGACGTCAAGCCGGGCAGCGAGAAGGACTTTGAGGCCGCCGTCGCCAAGGCCAAGGCCGCCTTCGGCCGCTCCAATGGCTTTTGCGGTTTCGAGCTGCACAAGTCGATCGAGAAGCCGCAGCGCTACCGGTTGATGGTGAAGTGGGCGACGCTGGAGAATCACACCGTCGATTTCCGCGGCTCGGAGAATTTCACCGAGTGGCGCGGCCTCGTCGGCCAGTATTTTGCCGCGCCCCCGGAAGTCGAGCACACCGAGACCGTGCTGACGACCTGA
- a CDS encoding PaaI family thioesterase, with the protein MAAAKMTVAEVEQFLRDEFPQAFSGDDITIESADGQTCLLRQRFSERMLRPGGTVSGPTLMALADFAMYVVLLSAIGPIGLAVTTNLNINFLRKGQPGQDVLAEARLLKLGKRLAVGEVNLLSGTSADPIAHVTSTYSIPNV; encoded by the coding sequence ATGGCGGCAGCGAAAATGACCGTGGCGGAGGTCGAGCAGTTTCTCCGCGACGAGTTTCCCCAGGCCTTCAGCGGCGACGACATCACGATCGAGAGCGCGGATGGCCAGACCTGCCTGTTACGCCAGCGTTTCAGCGAAAGGATGCTGCGGCCGGGCGGAACCGTGTCCGGCCCGACGCTGATGGCGCTGGCCGATTTCGCCATGTACGTGGTGCTCCTGTCCGCGATCGGACCGATCGGGCTCGCCGTGACCACCAATCTCAACATCAACTTCCTGCGCAAAGGCCAGCCCGGGCAGGACGTGCTGGCGGAAGCCCGGCTGCTCAAGCTCGGCAAGCGCCTGGCCGTCGGGGAGGTGAACCTGTTGTCCGGGACCTCAGCCGACCCGATTGCCCATGTCACCTCGACCTATTCCATTCCAAATGTTTGA
- a CDS encoding AI-2E family transporter, giving the protein MTIPADQRPRTRADLAWAISVGGIGVVLFTALLVFTWYFAATLLLIFTGMLLGVGLNALTGALGRRVPLPHPVRLAIVCIVLALMLAGVAYLGGATIAEQASVLSKTIKSQIGNVRSFLENHGIDTSVFDLGNAAPAATGDATPTPAPNPASHGGLPGAGALASSGGAIVSQTFKLLFGAISAVGNIFIVLFLGLAFAAQPGVYHDGLLFLAPAKHRSRAALIIDHISETLERWLIAQIVVMIAVGAVTWIGLAIIGIPGSFILGIQAGLLAFIPTVGAIIAGVVVVLASLASGWIPALSAFLLFMGVHAMESYVLTPILQRQALDIPPATLFAFQILLGVVFGIWGLALALPLVAIAKVMIDHFKTYETPPLAEAA; this is encoded by the coding sequence GTGACCATTCCAGCAGACCAACGCCCCCGGACGCGCGCCGACCTTGCCTGGGCGATCTCGGTCGGCGGCATTGGCGTCGTGCTGTTCACGGCTCTCCTGGTCTTCACCTGGTATTTTGCCGCTACGCTGCTCCTGATCTTCACCGGCATGCTACTCGGCGTCGGCCTCAACGCGCTGACGGGTGCGCTCGGCCGCCGCGTCCCGCTGCCCCATCCGGTCCGGCTCGCGATCGTCTGCATCGTGCTGGCCTTGATGCTCGCCGGCGTCGCCTATCTCGGCGGCGCCACCATCGCCGAGCAGGCCTCGGTGCTGAGCAAGACCATCAAGTCGCAGATCGGAAACGTCCGCTCTTTCCTCGAGAACCACGGCATCGACACCAGCGTGTTCGATCTCGGCAATGCCGCGCCCGCCGCCACCGGCGATGCAACGCCGACGCCCGCCCCGAACCCCGCCTCGCACGGCGGATTGCCGGGCGCAGGCGCGCTTGCCTCGAGCGGCGGGGCAATCGTCAGCCAGACTTTCAAGCTGCTGTTCGGCGCTATCAGCGCCGTCGGCAACATCTTCATCGTGCTGTTTCTGGGCCTCGCCTTCGCCGCCCAGCCGGGCGTCTATCACGATGGCCTGCTGTTCCTGGCACCGGCGAAGCATCGCAGCCGCGCCGCCCTCATCATCGACCACATCAGCGAAACGCTGGAACGGTGGCTGATCGCACAGATCGTGGTGATGATCGCAGTCGGCGCTGTGACCTGGATCGGGCTTGCCATCATCGGCATCCCCGGCTCGTTCATTCTGGGAATCCAGGCCGGCCTGCTTGCCTTCATCCCGACAGTTGGCGCCATCATCGCCGGCGTCGTCGTGGTGCTGGCGAGCCTCGCCTCGGGCTGGATCCCGGCGCTGTCCGCCTTTCTGCTCTTCATGGGCGTGCACGCCATGGAGAGCTATGTGCTGACGCCGATCCTGCAGCGGCAGGCGCTGGACATCCCGCCGGCGACGCTGTTCGCGTTCCAGATCCTGCTCGGCGTTGTGTTCGGCATCTGGGGCCTTGCGCTGGCGCTGCCCCTCGTCGCCATCGCCAAGGTCATGATCGACCATTTCAAGACGTATGAGACGCCGCCCCTGGCCGAGGCGGCGTAA
- a CDS encoding GGDEF domain-containing protein produces the protein MMSLDSITLYLVATMVAALLGAMMVFFGRQENSPALKWWGTAYLLGAASVALWTAAGDKLGPHLYLALNAVGFVACGMVWNAARVFHGRKPNWPGLLIGALAWVAAVSLLDPAASMLRMIVGAAIVSVYAALTASELWVERRKSLQRRWPAFVVPVMHGCVLMLPILLGSFLRPHDAGFSSSIWVTVFAVELILYAVGTVFVIFMLVSERTVTAHRTAASTDPLTGMLNRRGFSEACGRVIEREAKAGRPVTVMIFDIDHFKSINDRFGHPAGDEMLKLFSTVVISNLRISDLSGRIGGEEFAALLPCSLEEGVLVAERVREAFETSGVVVDEGPVDTTVSIGVAGGPAGTELEVLLASADTALYQAKRGGRNRVEAAEELPLSLENWRRQSAARTGAQQARPATA, from the coding sequence ATGATGTCGCTCGATAGCATCACGCTCTATTTGGTTGCCACCATGGTTGCCGCACTGCTCGGCGCCATGATGGTATTCTTTGGCAGGCAGGAGAACAGTCCTGCGCTGAAATGGTGGGGCACCGCCTATCTGCTCGGTGCCGCCTCCGTCGCGCTATGGACCGCGGCCGGCGACAAGCTCGGGCCGCATCTCTATCTGGCGTTAAATGCGGTCGGCTTTGTCGCCTGCGGCATGGTGTGGAATGCCGCGCGCGTCTTCCACGGCCGCAAGCCGAATTGGCCGGGCCTCCTCATCGGCGCGCTCGCCTGGGTCGCTGCCGTCTCGCTGCTCGATCCCGCAGCGTCCATGCTGCGCATGATTGTCGGCGCCGCCATCGTCTCGGTCTATGCGGCGCTGACCGCGAGCGAGCTCTGGGTCGAGCGGCGCAAGAGCCTGCAACGGCGCTGGCCGGCCTTCGTGGTGCCGGTGATGCACGGCTGCGTCTTGATGCTGCCGATCCTGCTCGGCAGCTTCCTGCGCCCGCACGATGCCGGCTTCTCCAGTAGCATCTGGGTCACCGTGTTCGCAGTCGAGCTGATCCTCTATGCCGTCGGCACCGTGTTCGTGATCTTCATGCTGGTGTCCGAGCGCACGGTGACGGCGCACCGCACTGCCGCCTCCACTGATCCCTTGACCGGCATGCTCAACCGCCGCGGCTTCTCGGAAGCCTGCGGACGCGTGATCGAGCGCGAGGCCAAGGCCGGCCGTCCCGTGACCGTGATGATCTTCGACATCGACCATTTCAAGTCGATCAACGACCGCTTCGGCCATCCCGCCGGCGACGAGATGCTGAAACTGTTCTCAACCGTGGTCATCAGCAACTTGCGCATCTCCGACCTGTCGGGCCGCATCGGCGGCGAGGAGTTCGCCGCACTGCTGCCGTGCTCGCTCGAGGAGGGCGTGCTGGTCGCCGAGCGCGTGCGCGAAGCGTTCGAGACCTCCGGCGTCGTCGTCGATGAAGGCCCGGTCGACACCACTGTCAGCATCGGCGTTGCGGGCGGCCCGGCCGGCACCGAACTCGAGGTGCTGCTGGCCTCGGCCGACACTGCGCTCTACCAGGCCAAGCGCGGCGGCCGTAACCGCGTCGAGGCGGCGGAGGAGCTGCCGCTGTCGCTGGAGAACTGGCGCCGCCAGAGTGCTGCGCGGACCGGCGCGCAGCAAGCGCGTCCGGCCACCGCCTGA
- the rplM gene encoding 50S ribosomal protein L13, translated as MKTFSAKPAEVTKKWVLIDAKGLVVGRLATIVAMRLRGKHLPTYTPHVDCGDNVIIINAQHAVLTGRKREQKTYYKHTGYVGHVKERTARQILEGKHPERVLEKAVERMIPRGPLGRVQMGNLRVYGGADHPHEAQQPEKIDIAKLNRKNTRAA; from the coding sequence ATGAAAACCTTTTCGGCAAAGCCGGCTGAGGTGACGAAGAAGTGGGTGCTGATCGACGCCAAGGGTCTGGTCGTCGGCCGCCTCGCCACCATCGTTGCCATGCGCCTGCGCGGCAAGCACCTCCCGACCTACACCCCGCACGTTGATTGCGGCGACAACGTCATCATCATCAACGCGCAGCATGCGGTCCTCACCGGTCGCAAGCGCGAGCAGAAGACCTACTACAAGCACACCGGCTATGTCGGCCACGTCAAGGAGCGCACCGCGCGCCAGATCCTCGAGGGCAAGCATCCCGAGCGCGTGCTCGAGAAGGCCGTCGAGCGCATGATCCCGCGTGGTCCGCTCGGCCGCGTGCAGATGGGCAACCTCCGTGTCTACGGCGGCGCCGATCATCCGCACGAGGCGCAGCAGCCCGAGAAGATCGACATCGCCAAGTTGAACCGCAAGAACACGAGGGCCGCATAA